ATGGAGTAACCTTAAATACCGTTATCCAAGGATCATGGGCTATTCTGTTAAATCGGTATTCTGAAGAAACTGATATTGCGTTTGGAATCACGTCTTCTGGTAGACCTGCTGATCTCAAAGGTTCAGAAAATATCATAGGTTGTTTTATGAATACTCTTCCTTTTAGGGTGCTTTTGGATACTAACTCAGATGTGGTCACTTGGTTAAAGAAATTACAAAAAAGCCAAGCAGAGATGCGGGAGTACGAATATTCATCACTTGCTGATATACGTAGTTGGGTGAATCTACCAAGGAATTCTGCACTGTTTGACTTATATGAGAGTATTGTAATTGTTGAAAACTATCCTTTTGATGAGATGTTAAAAGAGGGCGTTGGATCCTTAAATGTTGAATCAGTACGTGTGGAAGAACAAATGGATTATCCTATAGTGGTTTATTGCAACCTACAACCAGAATTACATCTGAAGTTGCTTTATAATCGTCATTTTCTAAATGAACAAGAGGCAAATCAAATCCTCGATCATCTCGTTAATATTTTATCAATATTAATAGAATCTAATGTACAAAAAATAAATGATATTTCGATGATTAATCATGATGAACAATCCCATATACTTACTGCTTACAATCAGACAGATATGAAATATCCCAAAAATTATTGTTATCATGATTTGTTTGCTATTCAAGCTACGGAACGGCCAGATGCTACAGCAGTTATTCAGAATAGGGAAAGCTTAACCTATAAGGAATTGGATATACTTTCAAATAAACTTGCCCACAAATTAGTTAGAATGGGGATAGGACCTGATAAGCCAGTAGGAATATATATTGAGAGATCAACTAAGATGGCTGTTTGTATTTTAGGCATATTAAAAGCTGGAGGAGCATTTCTACCAATAGATTCAGATTATCCTAGTAGTAGAGTTGATTTGATGTTAGCCGATGCCAATGTGCCAGTCTTATTGAGTGAAGTAAACCTTAAGCAAAAGATATCAGACTTTAGCGGTGAAATAGTATATATAGATACGGAATGGAAGGATATCATACAAGAATCTGAGCATCTCCCGGCTACTAAGGTTACGCCTTCTAATCTAGCATATGTCATTTATACATCAGGATCTTCAGGGAAACCAAAAGGTGTTATGATGCCTCATGAAGCTGTAGTAAGTCATTCATTAGATATGATTAAAAGACTTACTCTCACAACAAATGACCGTGTTTTACAATTTTCGTCTATTAGTTTTGATATTTCATTAGAACAAATATTTTCGACCTTAGCGAGTGGGAGTTGTCTAGTTTTTCGTGATAAGGAAATATGGACACCTATTGAATTTTCTCGAAAATGTGCAGAATTAGATTTGTCAGTAGTGAATTTGCCAACTTCTTATTGGGGAGAAGTAACGAAAGCATGGAATGGAAATCCAACAATAATCCCTAAATGTAACTTAAAGATAGTTATTGTTGGAGGAGAACAAATGACAGCTGAAAAAGTGAGGTTATGGGAAGAGCTTCCTTTAGAAGATGTTGTTTTGTTAAATGCTTACGGACCAGCTGAAACGGCCATGACTAGTACTTTGTACAAAGTATCTGGTAAAGGAAGTAAGAGCGGAGGATTAAAGTTTATTCCTGTTGGTAAACCACTAGCAAATAGACGAATCTATATACTTGATAATCACCTACATCTATTGCCTCAGGGTGTGAAGGGCGAAATTTATATTGGAGGTATCCCTTTAGCAAGAGGTTACTTAAACAAATCTGTGATGACAAAGGAAAAGTTTATTCAAGATCCTTATTATTCAAAAAGAAATGAGAAATTATATAAAACAGGCGATTTGGGGCGAATTCTTCCAGATGGTAATATTGAGGTACTAGGCAGAAAAGATGATCAAACTAAAATTCGAGGGCATCGTGTTAATATCGAAGAGATTGAAGCTACGATGAGTGCTTTCAAAGAAACTATAGATTCAGTTATTGTAAAAAAACAATCTGTTAACAACGAGAATTATCTTGTCATGTATTACGTTAACAATGGTAGCCGAAATATATCAAAAACAGATATACAAACGTGGTTACAGACAAAACTTCCAGAATTCATGGTTCCGTCGTTTTTTGTGAAATTAGAAAGATTTCCGCTAAATCCCAATGGGAAAATAGATCGAAAAATGCTTGCTAATATGGAGATTGTGTTTGAGGATGTAAATAAGATTGTTGAACCTACTAACGATAATGAACGTAAATTAGTTAAAATTTGGAGAAGCATTCTAGGACTTGAGAATGTTGGGGTTAATCAAAACTTTTTTGAAATTGGAGGTCAGTCACTTAAAGCCATTACACTTGTTTCGGAGATACAAAGAGAATTTGGAGTGGAGGTTCCATTAAAGAAAGTTTTTGAAAAACCGACAATTTTAGAACTATCAGCATACATCCACAATTGTATTAGTGATTACAACTCACCGGAAACGTTAAAAGTTCTTGAAAACAAGGAGTACTATGAGGTTTCTTCATCGCAAAAAAGAATGTATATATTAGATTATTTAAATAGAAGTAGTACCAAATATAACATTTATGGAGCTTTCATATTAGAAGGTACAATAGATAAGAAATTAATTGAAGAATCATTTAAACAACTAATAGAGCGCCATGAAAGCTTAAGAACATCGTTTCATCAAATGAACGGTCATATTGTGCAAAAAATCCACAAAAATGTGGATTGGGATTTAGAACACTTTTACTTAAGTGAAGAGGAAATTGACCAAGCTATTCATGGTTTTATTAGACCATTTGACTTGAGTGATTCATCCTTATTTAGGGCAGCAATTATGGAAATAGCACCTCGAAAGTGTGTTCTAATGTATGATATGCACCATATTATCTCAGACGGTGTTTCTGTCGCCATATTAATGAGGGAATTCTCGGAACTATATAAAGGGAATATTCTCCCTGAATTAAGTGTACAGTATAAAGATTTTGCTGATTGGCAGAATCGTATTATAAATAGAGGAGCATTAAACAATCAACGAAATTATTGGCTCAGTCAATATTCAGATGAAGTGCCGCTACTGAATCTACCTACAGATAAGGCTAGAGCGGAAGAATTTACTTTTAAAGGTGGACATGTGACCTTTACATTAGAGAATGAGCTAAGAGTTAAATTAGATCGTTTGGCAAAAAAGAAAAATGTAACAATATACTCGATACTACTGTCTGCACTAAATATTATGTTATCTAAACATAGTGGGCAAGAAGATATTGTAATAGGTACACCAGTGGCTGGAAGGTCGCATTTTCAACTAGAGCATATCGTAGGAATGTTTGTTAATACACTGCCGCTACGAAATAGACCTAAGAAAGATTTAACGATAGATCAATTTATAAGTCAAGTTGCTGAACAGACTCTAAATGGGTTGGAGAATCAAGATTTTCCGTTTGAAATGCTAGTAGATGAATTAAACATTGAGCACAGTTTGAATCGTAATCCATTGTTTGATGTTATGTTTGCATTTGAAAATGTAGATGCAGCAAAAGTAAACATTGATAATTTTATAATAAAGCCTTACGATTCTGCGTCAGATACTACGAAATTTGATTTAGAACTAAAAGTAACGGAAAGTGAGGCAGAACTATATTGTACATTGGAGTATAGTCAGGATTTATTTTATTTAGAAACTATCAACAATATGGTAGATCACTTTTTAAATATTTTAGAATGTATATCAATGGATAGTTCAATGAAAATTGGCGATATAGAAGTACTTACTGATCGTGAAATAAACGTAATGAAAATTATGAATCATACTGAGATGGCGTTTTCTCATGGCAAAACCGTGAAACAAGTTTTTGAGGAAAAAGTGAAGAATTATGGTGACAATACAGCGATAGTTACGACACAAGGCACACTCTCCTATAAAGAATTAAATGAGAGGGCAAACCAATTAGCACATAGTCTTACTGAGATGGGAGCAGGCCCAAATAAAGTTGTAAGTATTATGGCTGAACCATCTATAGAAATGATTGTGGGTATCCTAGGAATAATAAAAGCGGGTGCTACTTATGTTCCTATTGATCCACATTTTCCAGAGGACCGTGTCCGTACAATCGTTAAATCAAGTAATTCAATAGGCCTTCTAGCACAATCTCATATATTAAAATCTCACAATATACCTTACTTAGTTTGGCTCCTAGAGGATGAAAATTTATATTCTAAGGACAAGTCTAATCTACCGAATAGATGTGAGCCTATTGACAACTTATATATAATCTATACATCTGGAACTACTGGAGTACCTAAAGGAGTACCTGTTAAAAATAGAAGTGTTATGAATTATATCTCTTGGTTTACAAGAGCGGGTTCAATAACACAGAACGATAAAACAGCATTGCTCTCTTCGTTTGCTTTTGATTTAGGATATACGAGTTTATATTCTTCAATATTAAATGGAGCAGAACTTCATTTAATATCAAGAGAATGTTATTCAGTCCCTATTAACTTATATAATTACCTAGCGAATAATAGGATTGATTATATAAAAATTACACCCTCTTTGTTCAGACAACTAGTTAGTGATAGCTTGTTGGAGAAAAGTAAGAACTTTTTAAGTTTGAGATTACTAGTGTTAGGTGGAGAAAAGATGCAGCTTAATGATATTAAACAATTCCACCATGTCTATCCTAAGACTAAAATAATGAACCATTATGGACCAACAGAAAGTACTATAGGATCAATAGCCAAAGTAATGGACTTAGAGAGAGATGATTTTGCCGCTACTGAATCTATTATTGGTGTCCCTATTGATAATACACAAGTATTTATTTTAGATCGTAATAATCGGAATTTACCGATTGGAGTTTGGGGAGAAATATGTATTGCAGGTGAAGGTTTAACGGAAGGTTATTTTAATAATGAACAATTAATTAAAGAAAAGTTCATAAGTATTCCTTTATTTGGAGAGGAAAAAAGGATATATAGAACAGGAGATTTAGGTAGAGTAACAAATGAAGGTACGATTGAATATCTAGGGAGAAGTGATACTCAGGTCAAAGTTCGTGGATATCGTGTAGAGTTGAATGAGATTGAACAGGTGTTGAAGCAGTATCATTCAGTAAAAGATGCAGTAGTAATACCTAATAGTAAACAAGATGGTGGAAACGAACTTTTTGCTTATATCGTATTGGAAGATAAGGAGAATGAAGCAGGTATTAGAGAATATCTTACTCGTAGAGTTCCTTACTATATGCTTCCAGCAGTTTATGTTAAATTGGATAATATTCCATTAACACCTAACGGGAAATTAGATGTGAAGAAACTGCCAAAAATAAGTAAGGAGATTATGATTTCTAACGATTTTAATTCCCCTACTGATGATGTAGAACAAGGAATATTAGAGATATGGGCTGACACACTTAATTTAAATTCAATAGGTGTAAATGATGTATTTTTCGAATTAGGCGGTAACTCTTTGAAATTAATGGAAGTAACTGTAGGGATTTATAGAAAATTCGGCGTGGATATTCCTTTAAGAGAGTCTTTCAAAGCACCAACCATTAAAGCGATGGGATCGTATGTTAAAAATATCGCTCAAAGTCTTTATACTCCTCTAGAGCAGATCAAAAAAAGATCATACTATGATCTTTCTGCAGCACAAAAACGTATGTTTACAATAAATCAAATGGACAAGTCAGGAACTACTTACAACATGCCTAGAGCGACTTTGTTAGTAGGCGATATTGAAATTGAGAAGTTTAAATTAGCAGTAGATAACCTGATAAAACGTCATGAATCACTAAGAACTTCTTTTGAAATAGTAAATGATGAACCAAAACAAATCATCCATGAAACCTCTAAAGTTGATATAAATTACTCTGTTCTGGAGGAAGATATAACCTTTGATGAATATGACGAGGATTCTACGGTAAAAAGATTGCTAAAAGACTTTATAAAACCATTTGACCTAGACACTGCGCCATTGGTAAGAATGAAGTTGATCAAAGTTGCTCCTAATGAACACGTTTTTCTACTTGATATGCATCATATAATTTCTGACGGTTATTCAATTAATATTTTGATAAATGAACTTACGAAGGTATATGAAGGTCAGAATCTAGAAAACAAAAAAATTCAGTATAAGGATTTTGCTGATTGGCAAAATAAATTTCTCAATTCTGATGAGATATCTAAACAAAAAGAATATTGGAAGAAGGCACTTAGTGGGAAAATTCCTACTTTGAGTATGCCTACAGACTATCCTAGACCGGAGTTTCAAAATTTTGAAGGCGATAGTTACTCTATTTCAAGCGGAGTAGATTTAAAACAAAAACTAGAAGACTTATGTCAAAAATACAATGTAACCATAAATATGTTAATGATAGCATCTTATAGTATTTTATTGTCCAAGTATACTAACCAACAGGAAAATATTATAGGTATGCCAATATTAGGTAGAACACATGCTGATATCAAACAAGTTGTAGGTATGTTTGTTAATACTTTACCAGTCAGAAATTATCCAAAAGACCATATGACTTTTGAGTCTTTCCTGAATGAAGTAAAGGATAACTTATTAGAAATTTATGATCATCAGGATTATCAATTTGATATGTTGCTAGAAGATTTAAATATAAAGCGGGAAAAAGGAATAACACCTATCTTTTCTACAGTAATAGCTGTTCAAGAAACGCCGAAAGATAAACAAATGATGGGTGATATTCAATTAATTCCGATAGAATATCATAATAATATATCTAAATTCGACTTTTCTCTTTTTGTAACGTGTGAAAAAGAAGAGATTTTGTTTGAAATTGAATATTCAAAAGCATTATTTAAGGAAGAAACAATTGAAAAAATCGGACAAGGGCTATTTAGTATTCTAGAAACAATTAGTGCAAACGAACACGTAAAGTTAAGTGAAATCCAAGTTGAAAGTTTAATTAAAGTTAACAGAGAAATTGAAAATGTAACATTTGATTTTTAAAATGTATATCCACCAGTAAAAAATAACTGATAACACATATGGTTAAAGAGTGAATAGAAACTAGGGACAAAGATGTCATTAGACATCCTTTGTTCCTAGTTTTTTAGATTTACAAATTTTTTAATTATTTAATGATATGGAAAAAAATCAATGTTGCTTTTAGTTCAAAACTACAAGTTTATGCTAAAATAAGGCATAGAAACAATATTCAAAGGAGATTTGGCATTGAAGGACAATAATACAATTAGCGGTTTTCATATTAAACATAGGACAGAAAATACAATAAAGGTACATCCTAAAAAATATAATTGGCACATTCCAAAAGCATTGCGCCATTTAGATATTCAACCAGGAGATATTGTACGAGCATGTGCAGGACCTGAGAACAAGGTATGTACAATTCTTGTTATGGAAGCGTTTCGGGAAGATATTGAAATCGCAGGGAAAACGTATAAGCCTGTTGTAAGATTGGTTGAGAAAGCTCCCAATAGGAAGTGAAGTAGAAGTTATATGTGAATCCTTGGTCACATATCGAATGAGGAGTAGCCATCTTAGGTGTTCAACTTTTAAAAATAAAAAATAATCTTTATACATAATTTTTTCTCTTGTAGTTCTAAAGTTATGTTGGTTTTCTGGAGTGACTAAATAACAAGAACTTTTAGACTAGTAAACTTTATTCATTTTTATATAATTCCTACCTTGGTACCTATTTCCATTTTCATTCATGTAAAATGTTACAGTATGGAAAAAATGGAAAAAGGAGTTCTGTTATGGGTACAATTCAAGCAGACTTAAATGAACTTAAAAATCTTGAACGAAAAACCAAAAATGCGAAAGCAAAAATAGATGCAATTCCAGGGCAGCTTAGTTTTTCCTTGTCAGGAGCCCTCTCTGAACTAAGTGGGGTATGGAATGGAGAACTAGAGGGCCTGCAGCAGGAATTGGAGAAGAGCATTCGGGAGTATAGTGAAGAGTTAGGTAGAGCAGAGCAAGTTGTTTCAAAGACGTATCAAGAATTAAAAGCAGCGGATGAAGCTCTTCTTCAGGCACTAGGGTTAGATAGTGAGATTGCTCCTCAAAAAACCTTCAAAGGAAAGACAGAAGGAGCAAGTGAGAAGAAAAAAGAGAAAGAAGAAGGAAATGCTTTTACACAATCGTTAAAAGGAATGGGTGATGGAGCAGGAGATGCTCTTTCAGATACATGGGATGGGATTGTTTCTTTTGTGAAACATCCTGTAGACAGCACGGTTGATACAGTCAAAGGAGTCTATGAGGCAGGAAAGCATCCCATTCGTACTTATAACACAGTAAAGGATGGGGTTGTTACTGCGGTAGATGAGAAACTTATTCACGGTGATGCTTATAGCCGCAGTCACTTTTTTTCTTATGCAGGGACAGAGATTGGACTTGCAGCTCTTGGAGACAAAGGAGCAGGTTTAGCTGTTAAAGGTGCAGGAGCAGTATCTAAAACAGCTAAGGGAATGAAGGAAGTTCATAAAGCAACTGTGAAACAGAAGGTACCTACCTTAAAACCAACAACCGCAGGCGTAGCTGGGCGCCTACCTGTAAATACTTTAGAAACCGGCTATCTAGGCCGCTTTTTACAGAATGCGAAGGATATGTATTGGAATTCTTCTGAAGTAACGGGAAATAGTGTTCTATATAAAAAAGAAGATTTACTTCCTACTTCGGCAGACATAGGAAAGAGCTCTCTTTTAGCTCCTGGCGGTGGGCTAATGGCTCATGAAGGAAAAAAGAAAGGTCATTTGATTGAAAGACATATAGACAAGACCGATGAACAATTGTTACAAAGATTGAAAGAGGATAAAAAAATACCAAGTTCGTCTAGCTTTAAAGATAGGGCTACAGCTGAAAGAGTTGCAAATATAGTTTTAAATGATTCAAAAAATATTGATAAAATTCAAAAATGGCTTTCTAATCCCCATAGTAGGCCTACTTTAGCATTAAAATACAAGGGAGATGGAGAAATAATTGGTAGAAGTAGAGCGAGAAACTCAGAATTAGCAGAAGATGTTACAAAAGCAAGGATTGTATTAAAGAAAGGTAAAAATGGCAGTTTTATTGTTACAGGATATCCAGAAAAATAGGAAGGTGAGGAATTATAATGAATGAAAGTTACGATTTCTTAGAAGAGTTAGAAGATTTTTTAGCTGGAACATTCCATCAAGATATTAGTTCTCCGGAGGAAGCATTAGATGAGTTTATAGAAGAAGCTAGTAAGGAATGTTTGCTGTTTACCATAAAGTATTGTGAAGAGTTTTTAAGTAGTGAATTAACAGAACAGGAAAAGGAAAACATTATACAAAATAATGCAGATATTTATTTTCCAGCAATCGAACTAACTCCACTACAGTGGTTAAATCAATTAGTAAAGAAAATAACAGAAGATGTAAAAATAAGATTATTTTAATGGAAAACCTTGATTAGCTAAATGCCTTTCAAGGTTTTTTATTTTTCTCTACATATTGGTTTGTATTGTCAATCTAAATTATAAAGGGAATTTAACTAATACTTTAAAAGGTTATACCAGAGAGTTAACTTTTTAACACTGTTAGACAAGGTAGCCAGCGGAAAATATAATACATCTAACAGTAATTAATGAACGGAGTTTAACAATAGGTAAAAGGGGATATTATAAGATGGGATACGATTCTTTAATTAAAGCTTTCTATTATTACGATAAAGAAACATTACTATCGTTGTTTACTATTGAAGATGAAGAACTGTTCACAATATGTATAGATACTTTCTAAGAAGCTTTACAACTCCTCAGAATGAATATGAAGAGCAGAATAGATAAAAAAATATACATTCAGTTCACATATACAAAGCCCACTTTGATAGGAATCAAGGTGGGCTTTATATTGGCCTTTGTTCATCATAAACAATCATTAGAAGGGAGTATTATATTGGAGTATAGGATAGCGAGAAGTTCAGAAGTGCGGAACATTGCTTAAATCTACTAAATAAGTATTCCAAGAATCTATGAATAAATCTAATAGTGAGTATGTAACCCCTGTAATAAATTTTCCTCCTTATTCACACACGAAAATGAGTGAAGAAGGCTATTTGAGCTCCCTCCTAGTCCCTTTTCTTTATTGCTTTACCCTCATCTACAAAGTAAGAACTACATTTTTATAATGAAAAGAGTCTATCTCAATTAGATGGCTTTTTTAAAAAAAAGCTTAATTAATGAGTTTTCAATTGTAAAAAAATGAATCTTAAGGAAAAAGTAAGAATTGCGTAAGAGAAAAGAGAACTTTGTTTTATATAATAAGAACATAGGTTGAAAGGAGAGAGTAAATGACATACATCTTAAAAACGAACCAACTTACAAAATCATTTAAAGGAAAAGAAGTTGTTTCTGGAGTTAATATGCATGTAAAAAAAGGGGAGATTTATGGATTTTTAGGTCCCAATGGCGCTGGTAAAACAACCATTATGAAAATGATTACTAATTTAATTAAACCAACAAGTGGGGAAATTGAGATTTTTGGTGAGAAACTGACAGAAACGTCATTTGAAGTTCTCAAGCGAATGGGAACTATTATTGAATATCCCATTTTCTATGACAACCTCACTGCTAAAGAAAATCTGTATTTTCATTGTGAATATATGGGATATTACGATAAGAAATCTATTGACCACGCTATCGAGCTTGTGAAACTCTATAATATCGAAAATAAAAAAGTTAAAGAGTTTTCATTAGGGATGAAACAAAGATTAGGAATTGCTCGAGCTATCTCAACGAAACCGGAACTTCTAGTTTTAGATGAGCCAATCAATGGACTAGATCCTATCGGTATAAAAGAACTAAGAGACCTTTTTAAATTACTTTGTAGAGAGTATGGAATCACATTATTAGTTTCTAGCCATATTCTAGCCGAGATGGAACAGATGTCAGATACGGTTGGTATTATACAAAACGGCAAGTTAATCAAAGAAGTCTCTATGAAGAGTATTAACGGAAAGCAAACAGAGTATATAGAAGTGAAAGTTCAAAATGTAAAGAAAGCCATGTATATTTTAGAGCAAGAGTTAGGAATAAGAAACTTTAAAATTATTGGTGAACAGATCATCCGTATTTATGA
This sequence is a window from Priestia filamentosa. Protein-coding genes within it:
- a CDS encoding amino acid adenylation domain-containing protein — protein: MTKLEKKNVEDILSLTPTQRGILFHAIKDPESEEYFEQITLDISGEIDLSIFQEAWNIVVKTNEQLRTLFRWENIQEPVQIVLKEHKPEIIFHNFQKCNGEDENKLIENIKNEDIQNKFELTDVPFRIHLCRIEVSTYKMIISHHHILYDGWSNGIILKEFLQAYQNLSTSGQTNFPIKKKYKDFLKYLKKQDVEEQKSFWEEYLKGYNTPIIMGAKKTGSNIARNDYHQSIKLSKSKIEEFTKKHEVTLASFIYTTWGLVLQKYNNTNDVVFGTTLSGRADTFSGVEEIVGLFINTLPLRVKRSSGERAVNLVKSVNKNLFEWERYSKYSLTEIKKCSNLKDVPDLFDSIIVVENYPLDDIVMSQQKNISFNSYSSFEMTNYGLTISVTLSKEYIEIDFTYDARKFESSFTAQLANYFLLIAEQVLQDKILDQIEIISTAEKNEILHKFNNTDRALKSELTISQLIEHQTTKTPHQIAAVYKEHSLTYAELNHLSNALSHTLIRNGVQNGDVVGIMTTPSLDMIVGILAIIKAGAAYMPIDPDFPSERISYMLNDSNSTMLLTNEEDSQKVEYLHAFNHMNVISLNNKNNFSEDTSNPKLTYSLSDLFTVLYTSGTTGNPKGVMVSNKNVINVIEWFGKTYKMDRGKNLLQLTNYIFDPSIEDIFGSLSFGSTLYIADENLMMNPVDFCQYVNDNEINIINFIPTMVKELLLNDCKLPSLKTIILGGEKLENALKNQLLQKGYEVYNNYGPVETTIDALSEKCTEDDVTLGSPIANVKCYIMDKDMNLNPIGIPGELYISGFGVSMGYLNLSSKTEQSFLRNPFQPGELMYKTGDIARWLPNGKVEFLGRADYQVKIRGYRVELNEINSLLLQHEQIENSLVVDITNSRGNKELCAYIVSNDYVVKENIVAYLSERLPAYMIPLHFIHLEKLPLTSIGKIDRTKLPYPLVEKSCEYTSPVNDVEEDLVEIWSSVLGINQRDISTKKSFFELGGDSILSIQVVGRARQKSIEMTVNQIFQHQTISELAKVIHVINKEQYENKELISGEVPLTPIQEWFFNQPLENYNHWNQSIILDVKAPINISYLEKSFVQLTTYHDSLRLRYEKNGEKWKQIYTDNPELSISFHVYDMNNHNLDMDEIVNNLQSSLNIAEGPLLKAAFFDFGKKQKSKLFITAHHLIVDGYSWRVLLEDLQEIYEQLKSNSTVVLPPKSESYKYWSTKLTEYAQSQELENEFNYWNSQISQEINDIPTDMNIGFNTEASSRTVSTLLSKEDTDYLLRGSIQAFNTRIDDILLITLSQTLHKWCGKTLVDLEGHGRNKLLQEHDLSRTVGWFTCVYPILLGDLDKGTKLNQVMKQIKERYRSVPNGGIGYEVLYYLGESLIRDQLISRNRAQISFNYLGQSEQIFKKQNLFEIENVNIGNNREPNSSRSHLLDIECMVIDGRLKIEWKYSTNFHQKETIEELLNSYTFYLEKFIIHSKEKGNIQNTPFDFPLVSLKQEKIDVLNEKFGPLDNVYPLSPVQKSMVFHHLYTPESTVTLEQTVFTINSHLNVPVFKDVWKTILNRHESLRTSYHWEDVEEPLQVIHSNLEVPFEFIDWSEDTHIDHNIRLETMIEDDRKKGFNLDNPPLMRITVIKRGDSLYDVVWTHHHLQLDGWCNSILFTEIGQLYEFYCKGEKIDLGEALPYGEYIKWLRQQDNTKAKEYWENTLKGFNTPVRFNNIFPSKDISETSPSFGTVRHHLSDEIAQRITDFSKRNGVTLNTVIQGSWAILLNRYSEETDIAFGITSSGRPADLKGSENIIGCFMNTLPFRVLLDTNSDVVTWLKKLQKSQAEMREYEYSSLADIRSWVNLPRNSALFDLYESIVIVENYPFDEMLKEGVGSLNVESVRVEEQMDYPIVVYCNLQPELHLKLLYNRHFLNEQEANQILDHLVNILSILIESNVQKINDISMINHDEQSHILTAYNQTDMKYPKNYCYHDLFAIQATERPDATAVIQNRESLTYKELDILSNKLAHKLVRMGIGPDKPVGIYIERSTKMAVCILGILKAGGAFLPIDSDYPSSRVDLMLADANVPVLLSEVNLKQKISDFSGEIVYIDTEWKDIIQESEHLPATKVTPSNLAYVIYTSGSSGKPKGVMMPHEAVVSHSLDMIKRLTLTTNDRVLQFSSISFDISLEQIFSTLASGSCLVFRDKEIWTPIEFSRKCAELDLSVVNLPTSYWGEVTKAWNGNPTIIPKCNLKIVIVGGEQMTAEKVRLWEELPLEDVVLLNAYGPAETAMTSTLYKVSGKGSKSGGLKFIPVGKPLANRRIYILDNHLHLLPQGVKGEIYIGGIPLARGYLNKSVMTKEKFIQDPYYSKRNEKLYKTGDLGRILPDGNIEVLGRKDDQTKIRGHRVNIEEIEATMSAFKETIDSVIVKKQSVNNENYLVMYYVNNGSRNISKTDIQTWLQTKLPEFMVPSFFVKLERFPLNPNGKIDRKMLANMEIVFEDVNKIVEPTNDNERKLVKIWRSILGLENVGVNQNFFEIGGQSLKAITLVSEIQREFGVEVPLKKVFEKPTILELSAYIHNCISDYNSPETLKVLENKEYYEVSSSQKRMYILDYLNRSSTKYNIYGAFILEGTIDKKLIEESFKQLIERHESLRTSFHQMNGHIVQKIHKNVDWDLEHFYLSEEEIDQAIHGFIRPFDLSDSSLFRAAIMEIAPRKCVLMYDMHHIISDGVSVAILMREFSELYKGNILPELSVQYKDFADWQNRIINRGALNNQRNYWLSQYSDEVPLLNLPTDKARAEEFTFKGGHVTFTLENELRVKLDRLAKKKNVTIYSILLSALNIMLSKHSGQEDIVIGTPVAGRSHFQLEHIVGMFVNTLPLRNRPKKDLTIDQFISQVAEQTLNGLENQDFPFEMLVDELNIEHSLNRNPLFDVMFAFENVDAAKVNIDNFIIKPYDSASDTTKFDLELKVTESEAELYCTLEYSQDLFYLETINNMVDHFLNILECISMDSSMKIGDIEVLTDREINVMKIMNHTEMAFSHGKTVKQVFEEKVKNYGDNTAIVTTQGTLSYKELNERANQLAHSLTEMGAGPNKVVSIMAEPSIEMIVGILGIIKAGATYVPIDPHFPEDRVRTIVKSSNSIGLLAQSHILKSHNIPYLVWLLEDENLYSKDKSNLPNRCEPIDNLYIIYTSGTTGVPKGVPVKNRSVMNYISWFTRAGSITQNDKTALLSSFAFDLGYTSLYSSILNGAELHLISRECYSVPINLYNYLANNRIDYIKITPSLFRQLVSDSLLEKSKNFLSLRLLVLGGEKMQLNDIKQFHHVYPKTKIMNHYGPTESTIGSIAKVMDLERDDFAATESIIGVPIDNTQVFILDRNNRNLPIGVWGEICIAGEGLTEGYFNNEQLIKEKFISIPLFGEEKRIYRTGDLGRVTNEGTIEYLGRSDTQVKVRGYRVELNEIEQVLKQYHSVKDAVVIPNSKQDGGNELFAYIVLEDKENEAGIREYLTRRVPYYMLPAVYVKLDNIPLTPNGKLDVKKLPKISKEIMISNDFNSPTDDVEQGILEIWADTLNLNSIGVNDVFFELGGNSLKLMEVTVGIYRKFGVDIPLRESFKAPTIKAMGSYVKNIAQSLYTPLEQIKKRSYYDLSAAQKRMFTINQMDKSGTTYNMPRATLLVGDIEIEKFKLAVDNLIKRHESLRTSFEIVNDEPKQIIHETSKVDINYSVLEEDITFDEYDEDSTVKRLLKDFIKPFDLDTAPLVRMKLIKVAPNEHVFLLDMHHIISDGYSINILINELTKVYEGQNLENKKIQYKDFADWQNKFLNSDEISKQKEYWKKALSGKIPTLSMPTDYPRPEFQNFEGDSYSISSGVDLKQKLEDLCQKYNVTINMLMIASYSILLSKYTNQQENIIGMPILGRTHADIKQVVGMFVNTLPVRNYPKDHMTFESFLNEVKDNLLEIYDHQDYQFDMLLEDLNIKREKGITPIFSTVIAVQETPKDKQMMGDIQLIPIEYHNNISKFDFSLFVTCEKEEILFEIEYSKALFKEETIEKIGQGLFSILETISANEHVKLSEIQVESLIKVNREIENVTFDF
- a CDS encoding DUF5839 family protein produces the protein MKDNNTISGFHIKHRTENTIKVHPKKYNWHIPKALRHLDIQPGDIVRACAGPENKVCTILVMEAFREDIEIAGKTYKPVVRLVEKAPNRK
- a CDS encoding RNase A-like domain-containing protein — protein: MGTIQADLNELKNLERKTKNAKAKIDAIPGQLSFSLSGALSELSGVWNGELEGLQQELEKSIREYSEELGRAEQVVSKTYQELKAADEALLQALGLDSEIAPQKTFKGKTEGASEKKKEKEEGNAFTQSLKGMGDGAGDALSDTWDGIVSFVKHPVDSTVDTVKGVYEAGKHPIRTYNTVKDGVVTAVDEKLIHGDAYSRSHFFSYAGTEIGLAALGDKGAGLAVKGAGAVSKTAKGMKEVHKATVKQKVPTLKPTTAGVAGRLPVNTLETGYLGRFLQNAKDMYWNSSEVTGNSVLYKKEDLLPTSADIGKSSLLAPGGGLMAHEGKKKGHLIERHIDKTDEQLLQRLKEDKKIPSSSSFKDRATAERVANIVLNDSKNIDKIQKWLSNPHSRPTLALKYKGDGEIIGRSRARNSELAEDVTKARIVLKKGKNGSFIVTGYPEK